One segment of Candidatus Manganitrophus noduliformans DNA contains the following:
- a CDS encoding FG-GAP repeat domain-containing protein: MMNQSLSVLTVIFLFLEAGCVKPEPPPPNPFREPITYAVGHSPSFVGAADLNQDGFLDLAVANTEDNNVFLLINNKDGSFQDPVQLKTGRQPRSIAFGDFNEDGKVDLAALNNDEDNLSLFLNQGHVLFAPPVIYQVGRAPFMATVADFNGDRHLDMAVVSRYDRLMILLGKGNGTFENGMVLDPGAIPTGIISGLFNGDEFLDLAVANNGPGSHEFIFLWGRGDGTFEKGEKGTAGMNPLSLISEDFNQDGLPDIVVVNGLGDSLSLFLQEKEGRYGKAHHFGAEGGPVAAVAADFSGDGLLDLVVANSRSSNISFLAGKGDGTFHHPPLNIRTGVGPFSIATGDFNQDGFLDIVVANNEDQNLSLLIGKQRKRRD; this comes from the coding sequence ATGATGAACCAATCTCTTTCAGTCCTCACGGTGATCTTCCTCTTCCTGGAAGCAGGTTGTGTCAAACCCGAACCGCCCCCGCCGAATCCTTTCCGAGAGCCGATCACCTACGCGGTTGGGCATAGCCCCTCGTTCGTCGGCGCCGCCGACCTGAATCAAGACGGCTTCCTCGATCTGGCGGTGGCCAATACCGAAGACAACAACGTCTTTCTTCTCATCAACAACAAAGACGGAAGCTTTCAAGATCCGGTCCAGCTCAAAACCGGACGGCAGCCCCGATCGATCGCCTTCGGGGATTTTAACGAAGACGGAAAGGTTGATCTGGCCGCCCTCAACAACGATGAAGATAACCTCTCTCTTTTTCTCAACCAAGGCCACGTCCTTTTTGCTCCTCCCGTTATTTATCAGGTCGGCCGCGCCCCCTTCATGGCGACGGTCGCCGACTTCAACGGAGATCGGCATCTGGATATGGCGGTCGTCTCGCGCTACGATCGTCTGATGATCCTGCTCGGGAAAGGAAATGGCACATTTGAGAATGGAATGGTCCTCGATCCGGGAGCGATCCCCACCGGAATCATCTCCGGGCTTTTCAACGGAGACGAGTTCCTCGATCTTGCCGTTGCGAACAACGGCCCCGGAAGCCATGAATTTATTTTTTTATGGGGACGGGGGGACGGCACCTTCGAGAAGGGAGAAAAAGGGACCGCCGGGATGAACCCGCTGAGCCTGATCTCGGAAGACTTCAATCAAGACGGCCTCCCCGATATTGTGGTCGTGAACGGCCTTGGAGATTCCCTCTCCCTTTTTCTTCAAGAGAAAGAGGGCCGCTACGGGAAAGCGCATCATTTCGGGGCGGAGGGAGGACCGGTCGCCGCCGTCGCGGCCGATTTCAGCGGAGACGGTCTCCTCGATCTGGTCGTCGCCAACAGCCGGAGTTCGAATATCTCCTTTTTAGCCGGAAAAGGGGACGGGACCTTCCATCACCCTCCTTTGAATATCCGCACCGGCGTCGGACCCTTTTCAATCGCGACTGGAGATTTTAACCAGGACGGTTTCCTCGACATCGTCGTCGCCAATAACGAAGATCAAAACCTTTCGCTCCTGATCGGAAAACAAAGAAAGAGGAGGGATTGA
- a CDS encoding sulfurtransferase TusA family protein: MGPIQTTLPEEIVKEIENFGLQVERLKKKEIPEEKFKRFRLQHGIYGQRQKGFQMVRVKIPSGVLNSRKLRALAEIAEHYSTGKGHVTTRQDIQYHFVKLDDITAVMTRLAESGLTTREACGNTVRNVTACHLAGVCPTELFDVTAISEKVAYYLLRNPINQDLPRKFKISFSGCQSECGLASIHDIGFIATSRDVQGRTEYGFKVFVGGGLGSHPKLAKLYTEFLPMEEVLPFCEAILKIFDANGDRKTKSKARMKFIIEKWGSDQFNNKVAEELALLKESGKVYPALPAPQPKAPSLELDLVQNGGNGHHGNAAYEKWFRTNIIPQPMPGICAVQIKLILGDITAAQLRGMADIVDRFSPDAIRTTHQQNLILHHVRRQDLPALYAALDRIGLAGAGAERAVDVIACPGADSCQLALTSSMGLGAAIVDRFEKDLPEFEDINGLRIRISGCPNSCGHHHIAGIGFHGVGKKVHGKLAPHYQLHLGGGVSAERSVIGASKLKIPAKNIPSAVIELIKAYRENRQGEEAFNQFIERFGRDALSARLEKFIQIPTPQEAPEYYQDYNGDQDFSLDDLGPGECAGTVIDMIEHHLRMGSQSIEKASAALARGQSDEAIADIKQAIMVCCRALLIPFGVDLPHEDQILKEFQHKLVEQGIVTERFENFTEDLGKWVSFDPQLESVRKTLDLADAFVRECHEAYDRLDAGLKLRKREPISSVIQNEVDMSVQKEVDASLDLSGVACPMNFVKTKLQLEEMDAGQLLEVIIDDGEPIRNVPRSVQAEGHKILKNEKLPDGHFKLVIEKV, from the coding sequence ATGGGCCCAATTCAAACCACCCTTCCGGAAGAAATCGTCAAGGAAATTGAGAACTTTGGTCTTCAGGTGGAACGTCTGAAGAAAAAAGAGATTCCTGAAGAAAAGTTCAAGCGTTTCCGGCTCCAACATGGGATCTATGGACAACGGCAAAAAGGGTTTCAGATGGTCCGGGTCAAGATCCCGTCGGGGGTTCTGAATAGTCGGAAGCTTCGCGCTTTGGCGGAAATCGCCGAGCATTATTCGACCGGCAAGGGACATGTCACCACCCGGCAGGATATCCAGTACCATTTTGTGAAATTGGACGACATCACCGCCGTGATGACCCGGCTGGCCGAATCTGGATTAACGACCCGCGAGGCGTGCGGCAACACCGTCCGCAACGTGACCGCCTGTCATCTTGCAGGAGTCTGCCCCACTGAATTATTCGATGTGACCGCGATTTCAGAGAAGGTCGCCTACTACCTGCTGCGGAATCCGATCAACCAAGATCTTCCCCGCAAATTCAAAATCTCCTTCTCCGGGTGCCAGAGCGAGTGCGGTTTGGCGTCGATCCATGATATCGGGTTCATCGCGACGAGCCGTGACGTTCAGGGCCGGACGGAGTACGGCTTCAAAGTTTTTGTCGGAGGAGGGTTGGGGTCTCATCCGAAACTGGCGAAGCTCTATACCGAATTTTTGCCGATGGAAGAGGTTTTGCCTTTCTGCGAAGCGATCCTCAAAATTTTCGATGCGAACGGAGACCGGAAAACAAAGAGCAAGGCCCGGATGAAATTCATTATTGAAAAGTGGGGGAGCGATCAATTCAACAATAAGGTGGCGGAAGAATTGGCCCTCCTTAAGGAATCGGGCAAAGTCTATCCCGCTCTGCCGGCCCCGCAACCGAAGGCTCCCTCCCTTGAGCTTGACTTGGTTCAGAACGGGGGGAATGGTCACCACGGAAACGCGGCGTATGAGAAGTGGTTTCGGACGAATATCATCCCGCAGCCGATGCCCGGCATCTGCGCCGTCCAGATCAAATTAATTCTCGGAGACATCACCGCCGCCCAGCTGCGCGGAATGGCCGATATCGTCGATCGGTTTTCCCCGGATGCGATCCGGACGACCCATCAGCAAAACTTGATTCTTCACCATGTCCGCCGGCAGGACCTTCCGGCGCTTTACGCCGCGCTCGATCGAATCGGGTTGGCCGGCGCGGGGGCGGAACGCGCCGTCGATGTAATTGCCTGCCCGGGCGCCGACAGCTGCCAGCTGGCATTGACCTCCTCGATGGGATTGGGCGCGGCCATTGTCGACCGATTCGAGAAAGATCTTCCGGAATTCGAAGACATCAACGGTCTTCGGATACGGATCTCCGGCTGTCCGAATTCGTGCGGCCATCACCATATCGCCGGGATCGGTTTTCATGGGGTCGGCAAAAAGGTTCACGGCAAGCTGGCGCCGCACTACCAACTCCATTTGGGAGGGGGGGTGAGCGCGGAGCGCTCGGTGATCGGGGCCTCCAAGCTGAAGATCCCTGCCAAGAACATTCCTTCGGCGGTGATCGAGCTCATCAAGGCCTATCGCGAGAATCGGCAGGGGGAGGAAGCGTTCAACCAGTTCATCGAGCGCTTCGGCCGCGACGCCCTCTCCGCCCGGCTGGAGAAGTTCATCCAGATCCCCACGCCGCAGGAGGCGCCGGAGTATTATCAAGATTACAACGGCGATCAGGATTTCTCGCTCGACGACCTCGGTCCGGGGGAGTGCGCCGGGACAGTGATCGATATGATCGAGCACCATCTTCGGATGGGGAGCCAGTCGATCGAGAAGGCCTCCGCCGCCCTCGCCCGTGGGCAGTCGGACGAGGCGATCGCCGACATCAAACAGGCGATCATGGTCTGCTGCCGCGCCTTGTTGATTCCGTTCGGCGTCGATTTGCCGCATGAAGATCAGATCCTCAAGGAGTTCCAGCACAAGCTGGTGGAGCAGGGGATCGTCACGGAACGGTTCGAAAACTTCACGGAGGATCTCGGAAAGTGGGTCTCCTTCGATCCGCAGCTCGAATCGGTCCGGAAGACTCTCGATCTGGCCGATGCCTTTGTCCGGGAGTGTCATGAAGCATATGATCGTCTCGATGCCGGCTTGAAGTTAAGGAAGAGAGAGCCGATTTCGTCCGTGATACAGAATGAGGTGGATATGAGCGTACAAAAAGAAGTCGATGCCAGTCTGGACCTTTCGGGTGTCGCTTGCCCCATGAACTTTGTGAAGACGAAACTGCAGTTGGAAGAAATGGATGCCGGCCAGCTGCTCGAGGTCATCATCGACGACGGGGAGCCGATCCGGAATGTTCCACGAAGCGTTCAGGCCGAGGGGCATAAGATTTTAAAGAATGAAAAATTGCCGGACGGCCATTTCAAGCTGGTCATCGAAAAGGTTTAA
- a CDS encoding dihydroorotate dehydrogenase, with amino-acid sequence MKPSPTYDITRSYEANYQEGPFLKEKPPARQIRKKVKFLGFDVNSRLGIPAGPLLNSRWIIAYAELGFDLLVYKTVRTAATPSHPDPNCMFLQWKGPLTEKDFGKRLIASMESPSSVEEISITNSFGMPSRDPKIWQEDIGRAKGGIGDGQLLIVSVVGTPGEKDLAEDYARAARLAAEAGAPVVEINLSCPNVVTGEGSVYTDPVFSSEISRRVKQAIGSVPLIIKIGYISDPSRLEKVVAANAPHVDAISGLNTLSFEVVNPDGTQALPGKGRLRSGVCGAAIRSCAMTQAKRIVDLKQKEKYDFEIVGVGGVMTSAHVREFLGVGVDAVMTATGAMWDPFLAYRYWQEEAGR; translated from the coding sequence ATGAAGCCAAGCCCGACATACGATATCACCCGCTCCTACGAAGCCAATTATCAAGAAGGTCCCTTTCTCAAAGAAAAGCCCCCCGCCCGGCAGATTCGGAAGAAAGTGAAATTCCTCGGATTCGATGTCAATTCCCGTCTCGGCATCCCGGCCGGACCGCTTTTGAATTCGCGCTGGATCATCGCCTATGCGGAGCTTGGCTTCGACCTCCTTGTCTATAAGACGGTCCGAACCGCGGCGACCCCCAGCCATCCCGATCCGAATTGCATGTTCCTTCAATGGAAGGGGCCGTTGACCGAGAAAGATTTCGGGAAGCGCTTGATCGCCTCGATGGAATCTCCCTCCAGCGTGGAAGAGATCAGCATCACCAATTCGTTCGGAATGCCGTCGCGTGATCCGAAGATTTGGCAGGAAGATATCGGCCGGGCGAAAGGGGGGATCGGCGACGGGCAGCTGCTGATCGTCAGCGTCGTCGGCACGCCGGGCGAAAAGGATCTGGCGGAAGATTACGCCCGCGCGGCCCGTCTGGCCGCCGAAGCGGGGGCGCCCGTGGTCGAGATCAACCTCTCCTGTCCGAACGTCGTGACGGGGGAAGGGAGCGTCTACACCGATCCGGTCTTCTCTTCGGAGATTTCGAGGCGGGTGAAGCAGGCGATCGGCTCGGTGCCGTTGATCATCAAGATCGGCTACATCTCCGATCCCTCCCGTTTGGAGAAGGTTGTCGCCGCCAACGCGCCGCACGTCGATGCGATCTCCGGTCTCAACACCCTCTCCTTTGAGGTGGTAAATCCCGACGGCACCCAAGCGCTCCCCGGGAAAGGACGGCTTCGGTCGGGGGTCTGCGGCGCCGCCATCCGGTCCTGCGCGATGACGCAGGCGAAGCGGATCGTCGATTTAAAACAGAAAGAGAAATATGATTTCGAGATCGTCGGCGTCGGCGGGGTGATGACCTCGGCGCACGTCCGGGAGTTCCTCGGCGTGGGGGTCGATGCCGTCATGACCGCCACCGGCGCGATGTGGGATCCGTTTCTGGCATACCGTTACTGGCAAGAAGAAGCAGGCAGATGA
- a CDS encoding tetratricopeptide repeat protein: protein MKKVIVLSIALMFLTTACGTTSKIFNGGGGQPQAAAPGNLPETVQDEFNEGVDAYNEEKYVNAQQHFENVTKINPDIPEAHLNLALALYRQGKTQQANQHFEKAQQLLQKEFGMGGGQPEMGQQDTSGQQ, encoded by the coding sequence ATGAAAAAAGTAATCGTATTGTCGATAGCGTTGATGTTCCTTACGACGGCGTGTGGAACGACCAGTAAGATTTTTAACGGCGGAGGCGGCCAACCGCAAGCCGCGGCGCCGGGGAATTTACCGGAAACCGTTCAAGATGAATTTAACGAAGGCGTTGATGCGTACAACGAAGAAAAGTATGTGAATGCGCAGCAACATTTTGAGAACGTGACCAAAATCAATCCCGATATCCCGGAAGCTCATTTGAATCTCGCGCTCGCCCTCTATCGGCAGGGAAAGACCCAACAGGCCAATCAACATTTCGAAAAAGCGCAACAGCTCCTCCAGAAGGAGTTTGGAATGGGAGGCGGCCAGCCTGAAATGGGTCAACAAGATACGAGTGGCCAGCAGTAG